One genomic region from Stackebrandtia nassauensis DSM 44728 encodes:
- a CDS encoding RNA polymerase subunit sigma-70: MRHRRKRRHMATATREDEFARRAEPLRPELLGFCYRMLGSVHEAEDVLQDALLRAWRAFPRFEDRSSLRTWLYRITTNACLRALERAKRRPLPSGWGDASADPEAPVPSQTSDVPWLQPFPDDPASVVEGRESMRLALVAALQLLPPRRRVVLILRDVLEWRAGEVAEFLDTTPAAVNSLLQHARSQLRRANPKAVREVGPLTARQREFVDRYAKAFAEADLDALTAALSADAVWEMPPYPTWFAGRDHVVRFLATKLGDGGGRRFVRVSANGQPALALYLRDGDGFAAYAVHVLDVGEAGVEHVVAFMDPGLFAGFGLPPRIAADDARDA, translated from the coding sequence ATTCGACACCGTCGAAAGAGGAGGCACATGGCCACGGCCACCCGCGAGGACGAGTTCGCCCGGCGTGCCGAGCCGTTGCGGCCCGAGCTGCTGGGCTTCTGTTACCGGATGCTGGGTTCGGTCCACGAGGCCGAGGACGTGCTCCAGGACGCGCTGTTGCGGGCCTGGCGGGCGTTTCCGCGGTTCGAGGACCGCTCCTCGCTGCGGACCTGGCTGTACCGGATCACCACCAACGCGTGCCTGCGGGCGCTGGAGCGGGCGAAGCGGCGGCCGTTGCCGTCCGGGTGGGGCGACGCCAGCGCCGATCCGGAGGCGCCGGTGCCGTCGCAGACGTCGGATGTGCCGTGGCTGCAACCGTTCCCCGACGATCCGGCCTCGGTCGTGGAGGGCCGGGAGAGCATGCGGCTGGCGTTGGTCGCGGCGCTGCAACTGCTGCCGCCCCGGCGGCGGGTGGTGCTGATCCTGCGGGACGTCCTGGAGTGGCGGGCCGGGGAGGTGGCCGAGTTCCTCGACACCACCCCGGCGGCCGTCAACAGTCTGTTGCAGCACGCGCGGAGCCAGCTGCGGCGCGCGAACCCGAAGGCGGTACGGGAGGTCGGGCCGTTGACGGCGCGGCAGCGGGAGTTCGTCGACCGGTACGCGAAGGCGTTCGCCGAGGCCGACCTGGACGCGCTGACCGCCGCGTTGTCGGCCGACGCGGTGTGGGAGATGCCGCCGTATCCGACCTGGTTCGCCGGGCGGGACCACGTGGTGCGGTTCCTGGCCACGAAACTGGGCGACGGCGGTGGCCGCCGGTTCGTGCGGGTGTCGGCCAACGGGCAACCGGCGCTGGCGCTGTACCTGCGGGACGGGGACGGCTTCGCGGCGTACGCGGTGCACGTCCTCGACGTGGGTGAGGCCGGGGTCGAGCACGTCGTCGCGTTCATGGATCCGGGGCTGTTCGCGGGTTTCGGGTTGCCGCCGCGGATCGCGGCGGACGATGCCCGCGACGCCTAG
- a CDS encoding nuclear transport factor 2 family protein: MSQANEKLAVEFIEAFGRGDREALTGYLTEDVVFESPRVRLAGVAEVSAAIAGFGTAITELSIETVFADEHRALVAYTMMAGPLGPLRAVDRLEFRDGRIAADTVVFDTYPVRRAEAPGRGTEATVIQYRTLPEAADANEKLVADVFEQLAAEDPGGVRYVSLRLDDGVGFVHVVINEPGGTNLTELSSFAEFQREFSDRVPDGPTRSGAKLIGQYRMVG, encoded by the coding sequence ATGTCGCAGGCGAACGAGAAGCTCGCGGTGGAGTTCATCGAGGCGTTCGGACGCGGGGACCGCGAGGCGCTGACCGGATATCTGACCGAGGACGTGGTGTTCGAGAGCCCCCGGGTGCGGTTGGCCGGGGTGGCGGAGGTCAGCGCGGCGATCGCCGGGTTCGGTACGGCGATCACGGAGTTGAGCATCGAGACCGTGTTCGCCGACGAGCATCGGGCCCTGGTCGCGTACACGATGATGGCCGGTCCGTTGGGACCGCTGCGGGCGGTGGATCGGCTGGAGTTCCGGGACGGGCGGATCGCCGCCGACACCGTCGTGTTCGACACCTATCCGGTGCGGCGGGCCGAAGCTCCCGGACGCGGTACCGAGGCCACCGTCATCCAGTACCGGACGCTGCCCGAAGCGGCCGACGCCAACGAGAAGCTGGTCGCCGACGTGTTCGAGCAGCTGGCTGCCGAGGACCCCGGCGGGGTGCGGTACGTGTCGTTGCGGCTGGACGACGGCGTCGGTTTCGTCCACGTCGTGATCAACGAACCCGGCGGCACGAACCTGACCGAACTGAGTTCCTTCGCCGAGTTCCAGCGCGAGTTCTCAGATCGGGTTCCCGACGGCCCCACGCGATCGGGAGCGAAGCTCATCGGCCAGTACCGGATGGTCGGCTAG
- a CDS encoding class I SAM-dependent methyltransferase produces MLYQHPLSYLLGLQGVALLRAWGGEHDRQFVHERIADIRRLLDDMEKFGDGGTAKELSVEDVYASWAAVYDEPGNGLIDMEQPRMRELLDALEPGVALDAACGTGRHAAYLAGRGHQVIGVDSSAEMLAVAREKLPEVEFHQAGLDALPVPDSHVDVIVCALALCHVPDLAPVFAEFARVLKPGGRLVISDTRGLLDNFDHPLVRYDDAGVATYSLNKHRSAAEYLKVALPLGLDVRHCAEYGVDGDYVDENGVPAGAASDRAPDHDPARMPNVWALHPFAVAATNAATRGNPSLIVWEFQAREG; encoded by the coding sequence ATGCTGTATCAACATCCACTGTCCTATCTGCTCGGTTTGCAGGGCGTCGCGTTGTTGCGGGCCTGGGGCGGGGAGCACGATCGACAGTTCGTCCACGAGCGCATCGCGGACATTCGTCGGTTGCTCGACGACATGGAGAAGTTCGGGGACGGGGGAACCGCGAAGGAACTGTCCGTTGAGGACGTATATGCGTCCTGGGCTGCGGTGTACGACGAGCCCGGCAACGGCTTGATCGACATGGAACAGCCCCGGATGCGGGAACTGCTGGACGCCCTGGAGCCCGGCGTCGCGCTCGATGCCGCCTGCGGGACGGGGCGGCACGCCGCGTACCTGGCCGGGCGGGGGCATCAGGTCATCGGGGTGGATTCCTCGGCCGAGATGCTCGCCGTGGCAAGGGAGAAGCTGCCGGAGGTGGAGTTCCACCAGGCCGGGCTGGACGCGTTGCCGGTACCGGACTCGCATGTGGACGTGATCGTGTGCGCGCTGGCGTTGTGCCACGTGCCCGACCTGGCGCCGGTGTTCGCCGAGTTCGCGCGGGTGCTCAAACCCGGTGGGCGGCTTGTCATCTCGGACACCCGGGGGTTGCTCGACAACTTCGACCACCCGCTGGTGCGATACGACGATGCGGGGGTGGCGACGTATTCGCTCAACAAGCATCGCTCGGCGGCCGAATACCTGAAGGTCGCGCTGCCGTTGGGGTTGGACGTGCGGCACTGCGCCGAGTATGGAGTGGACGGTGACTACGTGGACGAGAACGGCGTACCGGCCGGGGCGGCTTCGGATCGGGCGCCCGACCATGATCCCGCCCGGATGCCGAACGTGTGGGCGCTGCACCCGTTCGCGGTGGCGGCCACCAACGCCGCCACCCGGGGCAACCCGAGCCTGATCGTGTGGGAGTTCCAGGCGCGGGAGGGCTAA
- a CDS encoding AAA family ATPase → MNQPSSTGKLTDTVVWINGTFGAGKTTTVTRLTELLPDTLVFDSELVGHLLRHLLRSRPPVGDFQDYPAWRYLVPHTAAQLLAHSGGTLVIPQTVLVEQYWKELMSGFDGLGLTVHHVVLHADRDTLTHRIDNDTAEAGARPWRLDHLDAYERALPWLREAAHVIDTTELAPADTARTIAARLGQAES, encoded by the coding sequence ATGAACCAGCCATCCTCGACCGGCAAACTCACCGACACCGTCGTGTGGATCAACGGCACCTTCGGCGCGGGCAAGACCACCACCGTCACCCGCCTCACCGAACTGCTGCCCGACACGCTGGTCTTCGACTCCGAGCTGGTCGGGCACCTCCTGCGGCACCTGCTCCGCTCCCGGCCGCCGGTCGGCGACTTCCAGGACTATCCGGCGTGGCGGTACCTGGTGCCGCACACGGCCGCGCAACTCCTCGCCCACTCCGGCGGCACGCTGGTCATACCGCAGACCGTGCTGGTCGAGCAGTACTGGAAGGAACTGATGTCGGGTTTCGACGGGCTCGGCCTCACCGTCCACCACGTCGTCCTGCACGCCGACCGCGACACCCTGACACATCGCATCGACAACGACACTGCCGAAGCCGGTGCCCGGCCATGGCGGCTGGACCACCTCGACGCGTACGAACGAGCGCTGCCGTGGCTTCGCGAGGCCGCGCACGTCATCGACACCACCGAGCTGGCCCCGGCGGACACGGCACGCACGATCGCCGCCCGTCTCGGCCAAGCCGAGAGCTGA
- a CDS encoding chloramphenicol phosphotransferase CPT family protein, whose translation MEPPNPDQTPGRVILLNGTTSSGKSSVAAQLLAQLDRPYFHMPVDGINAMRADGWADRLGPEAFGAVLERTVLGFHRAVAGMALAGNDVVMDHVLREPAWFTDCLRVFDGIEVVFVGVHCPLPELRRREAARGDREPGRAEFHFTRVHVHGDYDIECDTSELSPAACARHIIDRLTTIGTPRALDLARKSVG comes from the coding sequence ATGGAACCGCCGAACCCGGACCAGACTCCCGGCCGGGTCATCCTGCTCAACGGCACCACCAGCTCCGGCAAGTCCAGCGTCGCCGCGCAACTGCTGGCCCAACTCGACCGGCCGTACTTCCACATGCCGGTGGACGGCATCAACGCGATGCGCGCCGACGGCTGGGCCGACCGCCTGGGCCCCGAAGCCTTCGGTGCGGTGCTGGAGCGGACGGTCCTGGGATTCCATCGCGCCGTGGCCGGGATGGCGTTGGCGGGCAACGACGTCGTGATGGACCACGTGTTGCGGGAACCAGCGTGGTTCACCGACTGTCTGCGCGTGTTCGACGGCATCGAGGTCGTGTTCGTTGGCGTCCACTGTCCACTGCCGGAGTTGCGGCGACGCGAGGCGGCGCGCGGCGACCGGGAGCCCGGCCGCGCGGAGTTCCACTTCACCCGGGTGCACGTCCACGGCGACTACGACATCGAGTGCGACACCTCCGAGCTGTCGCCCGCCGCGTGCGCCCGGCACATCATCGACCGTCTCACCACGATCGGTACGCCGCGCGCCTTGGACCTCGCCCGCAAGTCGGTCGGCTAG
- a CDS encoding TetR/AcrR family transcriptional regulator, with protein sequence MSDELSLRERKKAQTRRDLIYTAIELVSAKGYDNVTVAEIAEAAQVSKMTVFNYFGSKDDLLMAAPERHVDDPTEAVRDRASGQTPVDAVREYFLAALLEQDPATGLSDNDTVRKLQRIASEVPSLRMRWASYVAEAQRRLAEYLATEDECDDLTADLVAAQIEGVRMALIRANIVRMVGGETAAEVYPEAKARAERAFALLETGLGDVLRR encoded by the coding sequence ATGTCGGACGAACTCAGCCTCCGGGAACGCAAGAAGGCGCAGACTCGGCGGGACCTGATCTACACGGCGATCGAACTCGTCAGCGCCAAGGGCTACGACAACGTCACGGTCGCCGAGATCGCCGAGGCCGCGCAGGTGTCGAAGATGACCGTGTTCAACTACTTCGGCAGCAAGGACGACCTGCTCATGGCCGCCCCCGAGCGGCACGTGGACGATCCGACCGAAGCGGTTCGCGACCGCGCGTCCGGGCAGACGCCGGTGGACGCGGTACGCGAGTACTTTCTGGCCGCGCTGCTGGAACAGGATCCCGCCACCGGCCTGAGCGACAACGACACCGTGCGCAAGCTACAGCGGATCGCCTCCGAGGTTCCGTCGTTGCGGATGCGCTGGGCCTCCTATGTCGCCGAGGCACAGCGGCGGCTCGCCGAGTACCTGGCCACAGAGGACGAATGCGACGACCTCACCGCCGACCTCGTGGCCGCCCAGATCGAGGGGGTGCGGATGGCCCTGATCCGCGCGAACATCGTCCGCATGGTCGGGGGCGAGACCGCCGCGGAGGTCTACCCCGAGGCCAAGGCTCGGGCCGAGCGCGCCTTCGCGCTACTGGAGACCGGACTGGGGGATGTGCTGCGGCGCTAG
- a CDS encoding VOC family protein, producing MITIAHTQLWVHDQDVALEFYTKKLGMEVRADVTVAEMGDFRWLVVGPAGQPDTAIVLMAIPGPPVMDAKTTEQVKDLMGKGFAGTVFLGTDDCHASFKELSARGVEFVEEPEPRPYGIDSSFRDPSGNHIRLTQAYAAS from the coding sequence ATGATCACGATCGCCCATACCCAGCTGTGGGTGCACGATCAGGATGTCGCGCTTGAGTTCTACACCAAGAAGCTCGGCATGGAGGTGCGCGCCGACGTCACCGTCGCCGAGATGGGGGACTTCCGGTGGCTGGTGGTCGGCCCGGCTGGTCAGCCCGACACCGCGATCGTGCTGATGGCGATTCCGGGCCCGCCGGTGATGGACGCCAAGACCACCGAGCAGGTGAAAGACCTGATGGGCAAGGGTTTCGCCGGGACGGTGTTCCTCGGCACCGACGACTGCCACGCCTCGTTCAAGGAGCTGTCGGCTCGGGGCGTGGAGTTCGTGGAGGAGCCGGAGCCGCGTCCCTATGGCATCGACTCGTCGTTCCGCGACCCGTCGGGCAACCACATCCGGCTGACCCAGGCTTATGCCGCGTCCTGA
- a CDS encoding helix-turn-helix transcriptional regulator produces the protein MASVPPARHLLRAKDLVDARYFEDLRVADLARAAGLSRSQFSLQFRRTFGESPHAYLLTRRLERAAALLRTTDRSVAAICLAVGLRSIGSFTSSFTRMYGKPPQSYRDAHPPASNLALIPGCVLRAHSRPRLRTFREDDATGRQ, from the coding sequence ATGGCCTCCGTACCGCCCGCGCGCCATCTGTTGCGCGCCAAGGATCTCGTCGACGCCCGGTACTTCGAGGACCTGCGGGTCGCCGATCTGGCCCGGGCCGCGGGCCTGTCGCGGTCCCAGTTCAGCCTCCAGTTCCGCCGCACGTTCGGCGAATCCCCGCACGCGTATCTGCTGACCCGGCGGCTGGAGCGCGCCGCGGCACTGCTGCGCACCACCGACCGGTCGGTGGCGGCGATCTGCCTGGCCGTCGGGCTGCGCAGCATCGGCTCGTTCACGTCCAGCTTCACCCGCATGTACGGGAAGCCGCCACAGTCCTATCGCGACGCTCACCCGCCCGCGTCGAACCTGGCACTGATACCGGGTTGCGTGCTGCGTGCCCACAGCCGTCCGCGACTCCGGACGTTTCGAGAAGACGACGCGACCGGGCGTCAATAA
- a CDS encoding SDR family oxidoreductase yields the protein MTVLVTGARGNLARRVIDQLLEAGETVRAASRDPENTQLPPGVEPILVDFTKPETLPRALAGVDRVFLYSAHEGLDNFVAAAKEAGVSKVVLLSSAGAAMPDAMDNFIGRMHLLAEQGLENAGFTWVFVRPAMFATNTLFWADSVKKESLVRVPYPDSLVRPIHDWDIADVALLGLTSDKLDGHKVLIDGPEALTQRRQVELIGEALGREIAVEELPRAAAEQFLPAEVLDMLAEGSAPQFGPSSEAATGKPARDYAQWAIDHVNDFR from the coding sequence ATGACCGTTCTGGTCACCGGAGCGCGCGGCAACCTCGCGCGCCGCGTCATCGACCAACTGCTGGAGGCCGGCGAAACCGTGCGCGCCGCCAGCCGCGACCCCGAGAACACCCAGCTGCCGCCCGGCGTCGAGCCGATCCTCGTCGACTTCACCAAACCCGAGACGCTGCCGCGCGCGCTCGCGGGTGTCGACCGGGTGTTCCTGTACTCGGCGCACGAGGGCCTCGACAACTTCGTCGCCGCCGCCAAGGAAGCCGGAGTGTCCAAGGTGGTGCTGCTGTCCTCGGCCGGTGCCGCGATGCCCGACGCCATGGACAACTTCATCGGCCGCATGCACCTGCTGGCCGAGCAGGGACTGGAGAACGCCGGATTCACCTGGGTCTTCGTGCGTCCGGCGATGTTCGCCACCAACACCCTGTTCTGGGCCGACTCGGTGAAGAAGGAGAGCCTGGTGCGGGTGCCGTACCCGGACTCGCTGGTGCGCCCGATCCACGACTGGGACATCGCCGACGTGGCGCTGCTCGGCCTGACCAGCGACAAACTGGACGGACACAAGGTGCTCATCGACGGCCCGGAGGCGCTGACCCAGCGTCGCCAGGTCGAGCTGATCGGCGAGGCACTCGGCCGCGAGATCGCCGTCGAGGAGCTGCCGCGCGCGGCGGCCGAACAGTTCCTGCCCGCCGAGGTGCTGGACATGCTCGCCGAGGGTTCGGCGCCGCAGTTCGGGCCGTCCTCGGAAGCCGCGACCGGTAAACCGGCCCGCGACTATGCCCAGTGGGCGATCGACCACGTGAACGACTTCCGCTGA
- a CDS encoding TetR/AcrR family transcriptional regulator: MAEPAPRRTPETSERQRDAERSKRRLLEAAFDEFAAHGFAGARVGRIAEAAGVNKQLISYYFGCKEGLYQAMQRSWLDAEAVNANPAVPAADTMMWYLRESLSDPRGVRLLLWQALNDDAPDVQDQADYEREQEWMRRRVESGEFAADLDPEALQLVFMGMTMMPAAMPHLVRQLFGVEPNSEEFIERYGKTLRRVLAALADPPKPPKKGSNP, encoded by the coding sequence ATGGCCGAACCCGCGCCCCGACGCACCCCCGAGACCTCCGAACGGCAACGCGACGCCGAACGCAGCAAACGGCGGTTGCTGGAGGCGGCTTTTGACGAGTTCGCCGCCCACGGCTTCGCCGGGGCGCGGGTCGGCCGGATCGCCGAGGCGGCCGGAGTCAACAAGCAGCTCATCAGCTACTACTTCGGCTGCAAAGAGGGCCTGTACCAGGCGATGCAGCGCAGCTGGCTGGACGCCGAGGCGGTCAACGCCAACCCCGCCGTCCCGGCCGCCGACACCATGATGTGGTACCTGCGCGAGTCCCTTTCGGACCCGCGCGGGGTCCGGCTGCTGCTGTGGCAGGCCCTCAACGACGACGCCCCCGACGTACAGGACCAGGCCGACTACGAACGGGAACAGGAGTGGATGCGTCGTCGCGTGGAATCAGGCGAGTTCGCCGCCGACCTGGACCCGGAGGCACTGCAACTGGTGTTCATGGGGATGACCATGATGCCCGCCGCCATGCCGCACCTGGTCCGCCAGCTGTTCGGCGTCGAACCGAACTCCGAGGAGTTCATCGAGAGATACGGCAAGACACTGCGCCGCGTCCTGGCGGCGCTCGCCGATCCACCCAAACCCCCCAAGAAAGGGAGCAACCCATGA
- a CDS encoding ABC transporter ATP-binding protein, translated as MSSTGGPGSPVIEVRDLRMRYGTKDVLTGVNFTAAPGEVITLLGPNGAGKTTTIEILEGFRMRSGGHAQVLGTDPATGREDWRAKFGVVLQNWRDHGKWKVRELLKHLGEYYAPYSTELVPRPWDADELIETVGLTEQADKKIRMLSGGQRRRLDVAIGIVGRPELLFLDEPTVGFDPHARREFHDLIHRLSDLDNTTILLTTHDLDEAEKLADRILILAGGRIIADGSADYLARQMSTEAEVKWRVDGDFHVHSTLDATDFVRKLFAEHGDAVTDLEIRRASLEETYMSMVQQFESGNEEIAIHQFQEATR; from the coding sequence ATGTCTTCGACTGGCGGTCCGGGCTCCCCCGTCATCGAGGTGCGCGACCTTCGGATGCGGTACGGCACGAAGGACGTCCTCACCGGCGTCAACTTCACCGCCGCCCCCGGCGAGGTCATCACGCTCTTGGGCCCCAACGGCGCGGGAAAGACCACCACCATTGAGATCCTGGAGGGATTCCGGATGCGCTCGGGCGGACACGCCCAGGTGCTCGGCACCGATCCCGCCACCGGAAGAGAGGACTGGCGCGCCAAGTTCGGTGTGGTGCTCCAGAACTGGCGCGACCATGGCAAGTGGAAGGTCCGGGAGTTGCTGAAGCACCTCGGCGAGTACTACGCCCCCTATTCCACCGAACTCGTCCCCCGCCCCTGGGACGCCGACGAACTCATCGAGACCGTCGGCCTCACCGAACAGGCCGACAAGAAGATCCGGATGCTGTCGGGCGGCCAGCGGCGCCGCCTCGACGTGGCGATCGGCATCGTCGGCCGTCCGGAACTGCTGTTCCTGGACGAGCCCACCGTCGGCTTCGACCCGCACGCCCGCCGCGAGTTCCACGACCTGATCCACCGGCTGTCCGACCTGGACAACACCACGATCCTTTTGACCACCCACGACCTCGACGAGGCCGAGAAGCTCGCCGACCGGATCCTGATCCTGGCCGGTGGCCGCATCATCGCCGACGGCTCGGCCGACTACCTGGCCCGGCAGATGTCCACCGAGGCCGAGGTCAAATGGCGTGTGGACGGTGACTTCCACGTCCACTCCACCCTCGACGCCACCGACTTCGTCCGCAAGCTGTTCGCCGAACACGGCGACGCCGTCACCGACCTGGAGATCCGCCGCGCCAGCCTGGAGGAGACCTACATGTCGATGGTGCAGCAGTTCGAGTCCGGCAACGAGGAGATCGCGATCCACCAGTTCCAGGAGGCCACCCGATGA
- a CDS encoding ABC transporter permease: MSTPTTARTPYVIGLKRGWIEFKHSVMSTDIIGFLFPTLIAVIVILFLRDVDVEGAPVSLGSMSLPSLLGMNLVFGGLAGLAGQIITEREDGTMLRAKSIPGGMTSYVMGASVSSSIFISFSIALILIPGVMLFPGVSFASPTSWLLVVLVTVFSLAATMPIGVVLGSMFTNPRLMGLVMFPIMGMTAISGIFYPITALPGWLQGIAQVFPMYWAGLGMRSALLPDSMAAVEIGGSWRHLETFGVLGIWALIGLVLAPILLRRMVRKESGSAVAERQERSAQRGGPR; the protein is encoded by the coding sequence ATGAGCACCCCCACCACCGCCCGCACGCCCTACGTCATCGGGCTCAAACGCGGCTGGATCGAGTTCAAGCACTCCGTGATGTCCACCGACATCATCGGATTCCTGTTCCCGACGCTGATCGCGGTCATCGTGATCCTGTTCCTGCGCGATGTGGACGTCGAGGGGGCACCGGTCTCACTGGGATCGATGTCGCTGCCGAGTCTGCTCGGCATGAACCTGGTCTTCGGCGGACTGGCCGGACTCGCCGGACAGATCATCACCGAACGCGAAGACGGCACCATGCTGCGCGCCAAGTCGATCCCCGGCGGTATGACCTCCTATGTCATGGGGGCCAGCGTCTCCAGCTCGATCTTCATCTCCTTCAGTATCGCGCTCATCCTGATCCCGGGCGTGATGCTGTTCCCCGGCGTCTCGTTCGCCAGCCCGACGTCGTGGTTGCTGGTCGTGCTGGTGACCGTGTTCAGCCTGGCCGCGACGATGCCGATCGGCGTGGTCCTCGGCTCGATGTTCACCAACCCCAGGCTGATGGGGCTGGTCATGTTTCCCATCATGGGCATGACGGCGATCTCGGGTATCTTCTACCCGATCACGGCGCTGCCGGGTTGGCTACAGGGCATCGCGCAGGTCTTCCCCATGTACTGGGCGGGGCTGGGCATGCGCTCGGCACTGCTGCCCGACTCCATGGCGGCCGTCGAGATCGGAGGGTCGTGGCGACACCTGGAGACCTTCGGGGTACTGGGGATCTGGGCCCTGATCGGGCTGGTGCTGGCCCCGATCCTGCTGCGTCGGATGGTCCGCAAGGAATCCGGTTCCGCCGTCGCCGAACGCCAGGAGCGCTCGGCGCAACGCGGCGGACCCCGCTAG
- a CDS encoding helix-turn-helix transcriptional regulator has translation MLRAERGISRRQLAEALGVHYQTIGYLERGEYSPSLYLALRIAQYFEVEVEVVFSTAPFPRIGSERS, from the coding sequence ATGTTGCGTGCCGAACGGGGTATCTCACGGCGACAGCTGGCCGAGGCGCTGGGCGTCCACTACCAGACGATCGGTTATCTGGAGCGCGGCGAGTACAGCCCGAGCCTGTACCTCGCGTTGCGGATCGCCCAGTACTTCGAGGTGGAGGTCGAGGTGGTGTTCTCCACCGCCCCGTTCCCCCGCATCGGCAGCGAACGGTCCTGA